The Komagataella phaffii GS115 chromosome 4, complete sequence genome includes the window TGATGGGAGTCTGAGAACCCTTACTAGGAGAATACAAAGGCGTTCCTTCCGTCTTATTCGAAAAGGTAAACTTGGGATTTAAGTCCAGTGCTTGACCTGACCTTAAAGGGGATCCAATGTTGAACtggttgttgctgttggaCGGGGACCTATAATGCGAATGGGACAGGTCACCGCCGGCAAATTCGGAAAGGTCAAAGTCACCAGATATAGCCGTGGATCTTTTGTGTCTATGAGCTTTCCGAGGTGATAGCATAGGTTTAAACGAGTGACTGGGGTTGAGATTGGCAAATGAAAGCTGCTCGTGTTGTTCGTTCCGTACTCCTAAAACTGCAGACAAAAAAAACCGCGGGTAGTGTACCGGATAAATATGCAGGATTTGTCTTGTGGGTGGTTGACGCACGGTGGATAATTTGGAAGGCACGGATTATTCGTTTTCAGATCTGGTTGTCAAGATGGTGGAACCTGAAAGTACGAgattttgaacaagaacCAGACGACTGTCAATGGAAATTATCACACAAGGGTAAGGCTGGAGTCAATGGCAGGTAGCTACCTCCTTATGAATGATAACTGGATGTCTATTCcacttttctttttgctgAGTCCTCTAGATGTAATACTTGGCATGCATGAAAACTTATTCCTCTGAAATTGTTTGTCCACGTTTTTCATGCCATACTCGCTTGTGGAGATTAGGTTGATAATGCACAAAATGCACACAAAAGTGTTCTCTACAAGCAGCTAATGAGATAAATTGCCCCTAGTCCAACTAGTGACAATGTCGCAATATCAATATGCTTGGCATAGGTCGAATCTCCAATTGGCACTTCGTAGACGTCAGAATTATTCTGCCAGTGACCCTTCGCGTGATAAAATAAGGTTTTATTGTCAAAATACCTCTCGTACCCTAGCGATCGTTTCTGGAATACATTTCGCTCCAAAACAGCTTGCTCTTGGATGTCGATGGAGTCACACGCATAAAATAGGTCACCcaattcaaagtcaatcTCACTATATTGGGTATCTTTCGCAACATCTCCGTATCTCAAGTGGAGCGGAATTAGGGCTTCTCCTTCCTTATAGTTCAATATTTCCATCAAGTATTCACTACCCCATTTTTTCACGGCCCACTCAGGTTTTTCCAGATTcatttctccaaatccTGCAACCAAGTTGACATTTTCactttgatcttgaatcaTGTAACGATCGATGAATGAATGTTTCGAAAGAGGAGTGTAATAGAACAGGCGACATAACGactctccttcttgaataaaTGGTGGTTTCACATTTTCCAATCCTGATAGTTTCAGTTTTGGATGCATTCCCACATGCTCTAAAGTccctttgaaagatatctCGTCCGGTAGGAACCTGTGCCTTGGTATCACTTGAAATAAGGTTTCTAGTCCTTTACCTGGGGGACCTTCCACCGCTGGATATTGGAATCTAACACCCTTCAAAGCATAGTTCTCAATATTACTCAGCTTCTCATCTAAATGCAAAATTGCTACTTCTGTCTGTATTccgtcttcttctttaatgTTCATTGTAGATTTTAGCGGATAAGAAACATCGACGAACACTTTCGAATCAACCAACTGTATATCGAGACCGTGCACCTCTTCTATTTTCAGCTTTCTGAGCAGATCCAAGAGAGGAAGCAAGTCATAGTTATCAATTCTCTTCTTATGGTAGTTCACACTAAACGGTGTTACTATAAATTCATCTCCCTGAGCGCCAAATTGGCTTCCAATTTTGTCAGCAATGGACCAAATTTCATTCTGATCCATAGTTAGTGGTACAAAGTAGGCATTGAAGCCAGAGGCCAAATGGCCACAAAACATGTTCTCCGACTCACCAGCCAGCTCTTCATTTCTATAGGTGATTCTAAGGCTGGCAACACGTTCAACAATTGACTCCAATGGAGGATAcaactcttttggaaaggttAACCGATATTGGATGCTGATTGGAACATCCTTCGATTCAGAAATGGTtatttcagtttcttcaggAGAGAAAAGATTGTAGAATGAATCTGCTTTCAGTTGCTCCTTTGCGTAAAAAGTGACTCTTCTCTCCATAGTCGACAATTGTAGTTTTGTAACCGACTGATCTAAATAGGAATAGATGAGACGTCGCTGGCACAGTTCACTATGATAGAAGAAATATTTCGCGGTTGATTTGATTACTTTAACTATGAATTCCATACTTCCTCTACACTACAACTATCAatgcttcttcttgttcttgctcttcttctcaatCCTCCTGAGGGCTCTCTGTTCATTCTTGAGCACACCATCAACCATCTTATACTTTCCTTTCACACCCTTTGGTCTACCACTGACTCCTCTATTCTTACCAGTGGCTCTAATAAGAGTGACCTTTGGTTTCTtgttctccttcttggatAACCTACGCATCAGGGCATTGATTTGCTCCGCCTTGTCGTTTTCAGACTTGGCACTATCGTCATTAATAAGATCGGActtctttctcatcttctCAAATCTTCTAAGAGCtctcatcttctttcttcccTTAGCTTCCATGACCTTCTTGATAGGTCTGGCATTCAGTTCACGcattttctctttgattgCGTCTGAAGCTTCTTTGGTAATAGGTTTGACGATCTTACTATGTTCCTTCTCGTCATCAATAAACCACGCGGGGAGACCGTTGGTTTGGCGGAACGAGTATTTGTTGATACCTTCTtctatcaaatctttcttggtCATGCGTCCCAAAGCAACTTGGTGGGCCAAAGTCATGGCTTCAACCGTAGCCAGATCTacattcttttgattgGCCTTAGTCAAGTTTGtatcttcctcttcatcagaaatGTCCATTTCATCCTCGTTCCATTGACTCTTGGGtggaacaatttcaaactctgaCTCTGAGCTGCCTTCGGCTTCATCCAACTCTTCGTCATTTTCTGACTCTTCTTCGACCCGCTGCAAACTCTGAGTATGCTGGAGTTTCTTAGATGCTGCTTGTTGttcctcctcttcatcagagTCAAGTGCCTGAAAAACAGAATCACTGAAAAAGGACTGAGCAGTGGTACTCAATCCGGTATCATTATTATGTTCCTCTATTTTTCTGTTAGCAATCAACGAGTCAAGCACTCTCTCCGTATCAGAGTCGAAATCACTGTCATCATCGGAATAATCGTCATCAGAACTTTTACGTTCTTCAGCACTGACGATCCCTTCCCATTCTTCATCGTCACCTTCAGTTTTATCCTTTGCAAGCAGTCGGGGATTCttctcaatctttttttgtaGCTCATGGGCATAACCCATGTTAAGTTCGTTTTCCAAAAGGTCAATTTCGGTCTCTGAGTCAACTTCCTTTGTCTCTTCAACTATTACCATTGGTTTCGGTTTATCCTTCTCAGAATGAAAAACCATAGCTCTTTTTCCACTTGCTAAATCATCGAGCTTTCCCGTTCTTTCAGCTatcttcaagttgaacaATGAAGCAGAATCTGCCTTTACTGCGTCAACTCCAATCTGCATATCTGTCAACATGTTCATTTGCATTCTTCTGATGATATCTTGTTTCTGTTCGTTCTTCTTTCGtttctctctcttttgtttttgtcTCTCATTTTGTACCAGCTCATCCAACTCCTTGGTTATTTGAGCTTCCTCATCCAGTGGCTCGACATCTACTAGAGCgtcttctttctcttccacTTTGTCCAGCTCAAGCAACAAACGAGccttctttctccatttCAATAAGTGtttgaaatctttcttACCCAACACTTTCAAATCTTTACAGCACTCCAAGAATTCCTTTGTGGTTTGCTCCATTTTTTTAACTTGCTTCCAGTCTGGGTCTTCCTTGTCAATAGTAAATTGATTAAGAGTTCCTAGAATGTTGACAACGTCAACTTCCTGTTTGACCCAGTCCATCAAAGGAAGAGTCTTAAATTGAAGGtagtcttcttcttcataaccttctctctttctcaCCTTTTTATGAGGGTTGAAAACCTTGGCCTCATTGTTGGCTGCACCAGACTGAACTTCCTGAAAGACCTCTTTGGGGTCTAATAACCTGGGATCAATTCTCTTTGGGGCCTTGAATCCTTTACAGACTACAAAAATTTCAGCAGACACATTACGGGATGCTGGAGGCTTGGTCGCCTCAACTTTATCAAATAGTTGTTGAAAGATCCACATCAAGTTGTTGTAATCCTTGGATCTGAAAATCTTGGTGACAAACGTACCACCTACTCCCAAATTCTCAACAGCCAACTTCAGAGCTTGTAAGGTTAATTGAGATTGAGTAAATGCATCTTGAACCCATCCCAGACCCACGTTGGGGGCACCATCATGCAAAACTGTGTCCGCCTTCCACGTCTTCATGTGTCCTCTCAATTTGGAACGGCAGTCTTCAGTTGTAATATCAGATTGGAAAGTCAGACAATTTGGCAAAGGTTTGATTTGAACAATATCAACACCGATGATCAAAGCATTGACTGGACAAACTTGCGACGCAACCTGACACCAAGAACCTGGAGCAGCACATAAATCAATCACTACTCTTGACTTTTCTAAAAAATGACCGTATTTCTCATTGATTTGTAGTAGCTTGAAGGAAGAACGGGCACGATACCCCTTCTCCTTTGCAAGGTAATAGTACCTATCCAAACGACCTTTactatttttcttctgagTCTTTGTACCCATGGTCTAGCTTGCTTAGGTTTACAAGAGAAATCAATTtctaaaaaaaaaaatttcactCCAACCATCACTTGCCAGATAAGGTAATAACTCGCCATACTGGCCCCTTGATTTGGTGTTAGTCAGACTAAACAATTTATGTAGTGCCTTACCCATCTTACGCGTTCTCCCAGTGTTGGTGAATATCGCCAGTTTCCATCTACAAACAGTCCTTTCCTCTTCACCTTTTGTCAATCAGAGATGAGCCAAACAGAGAGCACTAAGGGTGTTAAGATTACCAATTACGCCGCCATTAAGAACGCCCCTCTTCCAGCGGATGGACCAGGTGCTAAGAACTTCTCCAACTGGCTCCTGCTCGGTCTGTTGACTGGGGTTCCACTGTTTGTCACTCGCAAATTCCATGGTGGACTTAAGacttttattttctttttcattctctttgcAATCCCAATTCTGATGGCTTATTGGACTGTGTTATCTTCTTATTCCCCAAGATTGAATGAGAAGGTTCAATTCCCAAATAGGGGCGTCGAACACTACCTTAAATTTCACGATGACCAGTTAGCTGCTAGGTACCAGGGTCAAAACAAGATTCCTATGGAAACCTTCCATGAACTGTATTTTGAAGGTAAGGTTTCTTTCAAGGGTGATGCTTTGGATGCTCTTGAATACAGGCATGATTGGGCATCCTTCAGATTTACTCTGTCTCTGTTtcgtttcttcttgttgGGAATGATCCCTGAAGTTATCATGCATTCCCGATCCcaagatgaagaacaaGTTAGAGATCACTATGACCGTGGTGATGACTTTTACTCCTGGTTCTTAGGTGATAGAATGGTCTACACCTCTGGTTTGATCTCTGATGTCAACAAAGATGAATCTCTGGAAGAATTGCAAGACAATAAGCTTAAAACTGTTTGtgaaaaaattcaattgaaggaagGAGAATACTTGCTTGATCTCGGATGTGGCTGGGGAACTTTGGCTGCCTTTGCTTCGTCTCAATATGGAGCCAAAGTCACTGGAATTACACTTGGTAAGAACCAAACAAAATATGGTAACGATAAAATCGCTTCTTTTGGCGTTGATGAAAAGCAATCTAGGATTCTTTGTCACGATTATAGAGATACTCCTCTTCCTAAAGATGAAAACGGAAACACGACTAAATATGACAAGATTACTTGCCTTGAGATGGCCGAGCATGTTGGAGTTAGAAAATTCCGTTCTTTCTTGCAACAAGTTTACGATATGTTGGACGATGATGgtgtttttttcttgcaatACGCCGGATTGAGAAAGTCGTGGCAATACGAAGACTTGATCTGGGGTCTGTTCATGAACAAGTACATTTTTCCAGGTGCTGATGCTTCTACTCCATTAGACTTTGTCGTTTCTGCACTGGAAGCTACCGGTTTTGAGACTGTATCCATTGACAACATTGGCGTGCACTACTCTGCTACTCTTTATAGATGGTACAAAAACTGGCTGTCCAACAGAGACAATGTTGTCAACAAATATGGTATcaaatggttcaagatTTGGGAGTACTTTTTAGCTTCTTCCACTATCATCTCGAGACAAGGTTCAGCTACATGCTATCAAATAGTTTTGAGGAAGAACCTCAACTCTTACGACAGGGCTGGTTATATTTCCACTCAGGAAGGTTTACAGGGTCCAATTTCTAGAAAGACTGACTGGGTTAAATAGAGTATTTTACATTGAATATATCTGGATGTCCGATGTAGTGTGGGGTTTCTGGTCGCGCGCACTTCAGACTTATCAACCCGCCTGTGTGATAAGACCCTAGTAAAACCCGTGAACGACTCTAGTGAAGTCAATAGGCTGGCCAAATATTCTCTAGTCTATTGGTTTTTCACAAGCGAATACTAAAATGCATTCATCCGAAGATGACGTTTCAAAGAATACCGCTCCTAAATTGAAACCTAAACTGTCTACGATCAGTTTAGGTGTATCAACTCAGCCGCTATGTTACGACGAGAGTCATGTTCCTTCACAGAGATTACTAGACGTCACTCTATCCAGCATTGATACACGCTCTCCTCGGCTATTTGTTGCACCGGCAGATCTCGAAGATGGAGGATATTTTGACGTTGAAGATGTTCAACAAGGCGGATCCTTACGTTCGGTGTCACCTCCTAACTTTGATGCCTACACACCAACGAGACCAACAATGCCACGCTTTCTGACTAGTAGCAGGCTGACTGCTGGCTTTTTGTCAGGGTTTCTGGGCGCTGGAAAGTCTTTGCACAGTGGAGCTGGGAGAGAGAATAGTGTCAACTACTATGATGacttttccatttctgaTTCAATCAATTCTACCATTGAGCTTTCAGCTGAGCAACACgaattggaaagaaggGCTGCGAAGTCTCTGAAATGGAAATTGATCCTCTTCTATTACAGTCTACAAGAGTGGATTCTAATTGTCATCATTGCATTCCTGAGTTCTTTGTTGGCATACGTGATTAACAAATCAGAGTCTCTCCTAATTGACTTAAAAAGGGGTTATTGTTCCGCAAATATATTCAAAAATAAGCACGATTGTTGTCATATTGCTGAACTAAAGACTGAGACTATCAATTGTTCTGATTACAAACTTTGGTCAGAATTACTTCACACTTCTAAATTCATTGTTTCCCCTGAGTTTCTTATCTTCTTACTACTCACATTATCATTAGCCTATATGTCAGTCAAACTAACTTTAACCACCAAGACGCACAATCCTTtaccaaatccaagaaaatcTAACGCTGATGTCATTTATACTGCTTATGGCTCTGGAGTCCCTGAAGTCAAGACTATTCTATCTGGCTTCATTATAAGGCGATTTCTGGGAACATATACTCTCTTTTTAAAGTCTGTCGCCTTAGTTTTGGCAATAGCCTCGGGAATGGCGATCGGGAAGGAAGGTCCATATGTTCATTTGTCAACTTGTATTGGGAATATTTGTGCAAGGCTTTTTACTAAGATCAACACTAATTCCCTATTGAAGCGGCAAATTTTGAGTGCTTCAGCCAGCGCTGGGGTTGCCTTAGCATTTGGAAGCCCTCTTGGAGCTGTGTTATTTACTATTGAGGAAGTCAGCTACTATCTGCCAGTTGACCACCTGTTTCGCATTTTCTTCTGTGCTATAATGAGCATCCTTTTCTTAAAATTTTTAAATCCCTACCAAACCGGAAGAGCTGTCCTGTTTGAAGTTTCGTATACGAGTGACTGGCGACCTTTTGAGCTGTTATGCTTTGTGATTATTGGCACAGCTGGTGGCATTCATGGTTCGCTTTTTTGCAAGTTCACTTCCTGGTGGGGTAGAACCTTTCGAAATCATCGTCTCATAAAAAACTTCCCAGCTAGAGAAGTAATTCTAGTGGCCTTTTTGACTGGCATTttaacattttcaaactctgcTACCAATCGGTCAACAACAGAGCTACTTACTGACCTAGCCACTCCATGCGAACAGGGTTCCAGCTGTCCCTCATTTGACAATCAATTAATGGTTGACGGAAAGCGTGGAGTCTTAGACTATGTGAAGCTGAAACAAGAATTCGGAGTCTTGTTCGGTGCGCTGTGGATAAAATTGATATTGACTGCCGTaacttttggaatcaaagtTCCATCAGGTATTTATGTCCCCTCTATGGTGCTCGGTGCCTTGTTTGGAAGGCTCCTAGCTATGTTTTTGCAGATACTGTGCGTTAAATATCCCTCATTAagtcttcttttgtttGATCGGACTTTCAAAACTATTGGCGAGGTCGAAACTTGTGTAGACTTTGGTATCTATGCAATGATCGGAGCAGGCTCTTTTATGGCTGGAATTACCAGAATGAACGTGACGCTAGCAACCATTCTGTTTGAACTGACATCTTCATACACATATGTTCTTCCCATTTCCATCTCAATTGCAGTTTCAAACTGGGTAGCATCtctcattgaaaaaaaatctttgtaCGAGCTATTGATATGGAAAAATGATTACCCCTTTTTAGACAACAGAAGAGTTCCATCATTTGACCCGAAAATGACCTTAAAGGATTTGTTATTCTTGCATGAGAGGAAAGACACGTCCTTAATCAATGGCTCTACAATTGACATTGTGGAGTCTGGATTCATTAAAGCCAACGATTTGAGACGGCAGATGAACATACTACGATCAAAGTCTTTGATCGACGGTTGTTTTACCATTGTCAAAAATTCCAGTATTTTAGTAGGGGTCTTACCGTTGAACAAGCTGGAACTACAGCTTGACAAGATTGATcagttcaagtttgaattTTCAATCGAAAATGACCTGCTTGTGAAGCTTTCAGACTCCAAAGACTTCGGTGATGCCAAACTTAATTCAGATTCGGTTTCGAACACTCTCTCTAAAAACGATAtatattcaaaaactcattcttcaaatctttaTGATGATCTTGAAGATCCTTCAAAATTAGAGCAGTGTTCGAAAGAGGAGATAGTTATTCGGTTAATGAGTTCATTGACCGATTTCACGAGAATAATTGACCACCATCCTCTTATGCTGGAGGCGTCTTCACCATTATCCCTGGTACATATGGTATTCTCCAGGTTAGGAAACAGGGAGATTTGTGTACTTGACAAAGGTGTCTTTATTGGAACTTTGCACAAAAAGTTTTTTATTGATTATTTAAAGAATGAAGATAAACCTAACAATTAGTTTACTTATGATCATGGGTTCTTATGGATTTGGCTTTTTCAATGCAGTAGAGACTAGTCACAAGCGTCTCAAATAATTGCATGTTTTGTCTTAATACTGAAATGTCAACAACTTCATTAGATTCAATGAATTCTATCAAACATTCTTGTGTCTGTGATAGAGTTTTGTTATTGGATTGCAGGAGTAACTGTTGGATAGATTCACTGGGTTTAATATATTTAAAAGACCCACCTTTTTTGGATATGATCTCTCTAtacaattgaaaacagTTGTAATTTTCCACTATTATCCTGCTAATAATACCAATAGTATTTTCAAATCCCTCTTTACTGGTTACTTCTTTAATTGGTGGAATGGCACATCCAGTGTCGAAAGAATCTACGAGTCGATTCAACAAAACTAACAAACCTGATGAAAAGAAGCAAGTGATAGGGTCATTATAAAAATAACTTACTTGTGTGGACAACAGGTAAAATGACAAAGATTTGGACGAATCAAATTCTAAACGCTGATTTTTATTTACATCATTTCCTTTGGAGTTGTCAGCAGCCAGTTTGTTTTGAGATATCAAATTTTGCACTATCTGTCTTGCTACCTGATCGGTATCAACTATGCAACTCTTGGAACCAGTTATGGCATAACACATTGACCGCAAAatctcattttctttggctGGCTCCAATTGAGGGTGACATACTTCTTTGCATAACTGAGAAGgttctttgagaaataGGACTGCTAGTGTTTGGTCCAgaccaaagttgaataatTGATACACTaatttgaaaacaaacacTTGGCTATTCGTGAGTTTGTTCCAATGATTAATGTCTTCTATCA containing:
- a CDS encoding AdoMet-dependent methyltransferase involved in rRNA processing and 60S ribosomal subunit maturation; translated protein: MGTKTQKKNSKGRLDRYYYLAKEKGYRARSSFKLLQINEKYGHFLEKSRVVIDLCAAPGSWCQVASQVCPVNALIIGVDIVQIKPLPNCLTFQSDITTEDCRSKLRGHMKTWKADTVLHDGAPNVGLGWVQDAFTQSQLTLQALKLAVENLGVGGTFVTKIFRSKDYNNLMWIFQQLFDKVEATKPPASRNVSAEIFVVCKGFKAPKRIDPRLLDPKEVFQEVQSGAANNEAKVFNPHKKVRKREGYEEEDYLQFKTLPLMDWVKQEVDVVNILGTLNQFTIDKEDPDWKQVKKMEQTTKEFLECCKDLKVLGKKDFKHLLKWRKKARLLLELDKVEEKEDALVDVEPLDEEAQITKELDELVQNERQKQKREKRKKNEQKQDIIRRMQMNMLTDMQIGVDAVKADSASLFNLKIAERTGKLDDLASGKRAMVFHSEKDKPKPMVIVEETKEVDSETEIDLLENELNMGYAHELQKKIEKNPRLLAKDKTEGDDEEWEGIVSAEERKSSDDDYSDDDSDFDSDTERVLDSLIANRKIEEHNNDTGLSTTAQSFFSDSVFQALDSDEEEEQQAASKKLQHTQSLQRVEEESENDEELDEAEGSSESEFEIVPPKSQWNEDEMDISDEEEDTNLTKANQKNVDLATVEAMTLAHQVALGRMTKKDLIEEGINKYSFRQTNGLPAWFIDDEKEHSKIVKPITKEASDAIKEKMRELNARPIKKVMEAKGRKKMRALRRFEKMRKKSDLINDDSAKSENDKAEQINALMRRLSKKENKKPKVTLIRATGKNRGVSGRPKGVKGKYKMVDGVLKNEQRALRRIEKKSKNKKKH